Proteins from a genomic interval of Plasmodium reichenowi strain SY57 chromosome 11, whole genome shotgun sequence:
- a CDS encoding hypothetical protein (conserved Plasmodium protein, unknown function), with product MKKASKNSSYHGLEKSLRRRGGKIKTIYEKYKDIDFQNIIDEKIKYVWNYINHIDDIISDEEFLKEEIKQKLEKKQSLKKNDDFDEIIYYNKNVKNLINIQKVRKALYHFNIKVDMEDIMHMFLYYTNQDYFLKFIQNNIYSKNYVERKMDKYKFTSININNLYINYEMFKFIFLNIDMNIEQNGQIW from the coding sequence atgaaaaaggCTTCCAAGAATTCGAGTTATCATGGCCTTGAAAAGTCATTAAGAAGACGAGGAGGTAAGATAAAAActatttatgaaaaatacAAGGATATAgattttcaaaatataatcgatgagaaaattaaatatgtGTGGAATTACATTAACCATATTGATGATATTATAAGTGACGAGgaatttttaaaagaggaaataaaacaaaaattagAGAAAAAACAGAgcttaaaaaaaaatgatgattttgatgaaattatatattataataaaaatgtaaaaaatttaattaacATACAAAAGGTAAGAAAAGcattatatcattttaatattaaagtTGATATGGAAGATATTATGcatatgtttttatattatacaaatcaagattatttcttaaaatttatacaaaataatatttattcaaaaaattatgtagaaagaaaaatggacaaatataaattcacctctataaatattaacaaCTTATACATTAATTATGAAATGTtcaaatttatttttttaaatatagaTATGAATATTGAACAAAATGGTCAAATATGGTAG
- a CDS encoding acylphosphatase, putative, whose protein sequence is MRFSHIFHSFLLFPQTKYISNRNFLLKNFSSSNKMIHTFDFEVFGKVQGVFFRKYTKLEADKLNIKGYVQNTNVNTVIGRAESDNKETLEKFKNFLTNIGSPSSKINKCVISNEKVMDNYCSPDFTIKR, encoded by the exons atgagaTTTTCGCATATTTTTCATTCCtttcttttatttcctcagacaaaatatatatccaacagaaattttttgttaaaaaatttttcaagctcaaataaaatgataCATACCTTCGATTTTGAGGTTTTTGGAAAAGTACAAG GTGTTTTTTTTCGAAAATATACCAAGTTGGAAGCTGATAAATTAAACATAAAAGGTTATGTTCAGAATACTAATGTAAATACTGTTATAGGTAGAGCTGAGAGTGATAACAAAGAAACGTTGGAGAAGTTTAAAAACTTCTTGACTAATATTGGTAGCCCCTCTtcaaaaattaataaatgtGTTATAAGTAATGAGAAGGTCATGGACAATTACTGCAGTCCTGATTTTACCATAAAGAGATAA
- a CDS encoding replication factor C subunit 5, putative: protein MWLEKYSPQGIDELTIHKDITERLRKLSRHKDLPHIIFYGAPGGGKSTRINCLIKEIFKDEKIIRRPECITNAENKININVVQSNYHLELQCFELGNKDKIIVQSIIKELCSYKSSASFFSKTPMYRIFVFKDAEFLSEGAQAGLRRTLETYIRNARVILHLEHLSKIIEPLKSRCICIRVPLPSEEEIYSVLQNICKQENVSPSFSTYEYFQTLINTHGRNLRKCIMALEMSVYANSSKPHQSLSVAASYINELCDFVFINPTQIKMKECVTKIQSLITCQIPVNFIFETTIKYLLRGNYDAKLKYYFLKLCSHFSYLSEASYDKSVSLIAFIVNANTAIVKYKLHGK, encoded by the coding sequence ATGTGGCTTGAAAAATATAGCCCGCAAGGCATTGATGAGTTAACAATTCATAAGGATATAACAGAGAGGTTAAGGAAATTAAGTAGACATAAGGATTTGCctcatataatattttatggGGCCCCCGGTGGAGGGAAAAGTACTCGCATTAATTGTTTAATAAAGGAAATATTTAAAGATGAAAAGATTATTAGAAGACCTGAATGTATAACGAATGcagaaaataaaataaatattaatgtaGTACAAAGTAATTATCATTTAGAATTACAATGTTTTGAACTAGGTAATAAAGATAAGATAATAGTACAAAgtattataaaagaattatgTAGTTATAAATCGAGTGCATCCTTTTTTTCGAAAACACCCATGTATCgtatatttgtatttaaGGATGCTGAATTTTTAAGTGAAGGGGCACAAGCGGGTTTAAGAAGAACATTAGAAACATATATAAGAAATGCAAGAgttatattacatttagAACATTTATCTAAGATTATTGAACCTTTAAAAAGTAGATGTATTTGTATACGTGTACCACTACCAAGCGAAGAAGAAATTTATTCAgttttacaaaatatttgtaAACAAGAAAACGTATCTCCTTCATTTAGtacatatgaatattttcaAACATTAATAAATACACATGGAAGAAATTTACGAAAATGTATTATGGCTTTAGAAATGTCAGTATATGCTAACTCATCTAAACCTCATCAAAGTTTATCAGTAGCTGCttcttatataaatgaattatgtgattttgtttttattaatcCTACACAAATTAAAATGAAAGAGTGTGTAACTAAAATACAAAGTCTTATAACTTGTCAAATACCTGtgaattttatttttgaaaCCACAatcaaatatttattaagGGGAAATTACGACGCTAAActtaaatattattttctgAAACTTTGTTCCCATTTTTCTTATCTTTCTGAAGCTTCATATGATAAGAGTGTCTCTCTCATAGCTTTTATTGTAAACGCAAATACGGCTATAGTGAAATATAAGTTACATGGAaaataa
- a CDS encoding tRNA m5C-methyltransferase, putative, giving the protein MKCSGRVGYLLNLKKEYGERADMLLKRLKEDKMIQGGFITDFIQTDYINITKILLYMMKNNKVITCFDGLYVDKEYQKYFVLYEDDIINIYEMNKTNNIKDETSNNMNSNVGYNYITNDDKIKNNVHNDITKNDTINVLDNINYNNNEKNSFYNNNIINNIHDKNIYYKKINIQQSELLNINDIIKYDGSIENVEKIIYYLNPCSILCAYFLDIKQNEHVLDMCASPGGKSLYIVNKLFGYNISPLNRIKNLEIIYPDTGNNDKDNIIKEVNNINNDYNNNNHHNNRNIYNNHAHNYNNNAKNFGVQIDCCMDVVNFNKINRDGFLVINEYNKVRYERLKKVLDKYIPSNLLNRSSNIHVTNYNGLNINSFLRFPKFHKILLDVPCSTDEHLIKQGTMELNKWSINVIKNNSDIQLELLINAFALLHTGGVIIYSTCALSYLENDYVIEKFLKKYKNNIQIIDFIHEEYQKKISQYLSNYVNNKSNHNHNIDNLHKNQSYQYINHFKENTLFLKFFEKTRYGYISLPDRSPFGILYICKIKKI; this is encoded by the coding sequence atgaaatgCAGTGGTAGAGTAGGTTACCTTTTAaacttaaaaaaagaatatggAGAACGTGCTGATATGCTACTAAAAAGGCTAAAGGAAGATAAAATGATACAAGGAGGATTTATAACCGATTTTATACAAACAGATTATATTAACATTAcgaaaatattattatatatgatgaaaaataataaagtgATAACATGTTTTGACGGTTTATATGTAGATAAAGAGtatcaaaaatattttgttttatatgaagatgatataattaatatatatgaaatgaataagacaaataatataaaggaTGAAActagtaataatatgaatagtAATGTTggatataattatataaccaatgatgataaaattaaaaataatgtacATAATGATATCACAAAAAATGATACGATAAATGTTTtagataatattaattataataataacgaaaaaaatagtttttataataacaatattattaataatatacatgataaaaatatatattataaaaaaataaatatccAACAATCtgaattattaaatataaacgatataataaaatatgatgGATCTATTGAAAATGTGGAAAaaatcatttattatttaaatccGTGTTCAATATTGTGTGCTTATTTTCTTGATattaaacaaaatgaaCATGTTTTAGATATGTGTGCTTCTCCAGGAGGAAAGTCTTTATATATAGTCAATAAATTATTTggttataatatatcacCTTTGAACAGAATAAAAAATctagaaataatatatcctGACACGGGaaataatgataaagataatatcattaaggaggttaataatatcaataatgactataataacaataatcatcataataatcgtaatatttataataatcatgcccataattataataataatgcGAAAAATTTCGGTGTACAAATTGATTGTTGTATGGATGTAGTAAattttaacaaaataaatagaGATGGTTTTCTTGTTATTAATGAATACAACAAAGTAAGATATGAACGCttaaaaaaagtattagataaatatatacctagcaatttattaaatagATCTAGTAATATACATGTTACAAATTATAATGgtttaaatattaattcatttttgAGATTTCCAAAATTTCACAAAATTTTATTAGATGTACCATGTTCTACTGATGAACATTTAATTAAACAAGGAACAATGGAATTAAATAAATGGTCTATTAatgttattaaaaataattcagATATACAATTAGAATTACTTATTAATGCTTTTGCTCTACTACATACAGGTGGTGTTATTATCTATTCCACATGTGCTTTGTCATATCTTGAAAATGATTATGTTATTGAAAAatttcttaaaaaatataaaaacaatattCAAATTATAGATTTTATACACGAAGAGTatcaaaagaaaatatCACAATATCTCTCaaattatgtaaataacaaaagtaatcataatcataatatagataatcTTCATAAGAATCAATCATAccaatatataaatcattttaAGGAAAATACTTTGTTTTTGAAGTTTTTTGAAAAAACCAGGTATGGATATATTTCCTTACCCGATCGATCACCCTTTGgtatattgtatatatgtaaaattaaaaaaatttaa
- a CDS encoding SNARE protein, putative codes for MNKKYEPILDNELLSSNNENENFVNSKKKDNENDKIPDTSLNNIYGKIVKIRKELEKSYNLFYSYNLIVSNNKEHDPNSPYNNVYARSDIININNNTKNNLTLNKINALTNSFYMNVQTLKNTYSFINTNNVNNKIINNDNIIWERRIETLSNEANSYIKTLDNIYKTNLKQSEMKNNKKSNYTKSNKRHDGDDAINYLHKENEILKQVEDHLNIFHVQGMNTLNMLRKQNKFLKNVRKKVIDMYNYVGLSSSLVDTIKKAHKQNLIIVIVGIIFSLIFFYVIYSYFKR; via the coding sequence atgaataaaaagTATGAACCAATATTAGATAATGAATTGTTATCTTCAAATAATGAGAATGAAAATTTTGTAAACAGcaaaaaaaaggataatgaaaatgataagATTCCAGACACTagtttaaataatatatatggaaagatagtaaaaataagaaaagagttagaaaaatcatataatttattttattcgtataatttaattgtatcaaataataaagaacaTGATCCTAATTCtccatataataatgtgtATGCAAGAAgtgatattataaatataaataataataccaaaaataatttgacattaaataaaataaatgcCTTAAcaaattcattttatatgaatgttcagactttaaaaaatacttattcatttattaatacaaataatgtaaacaataaaattataaataatgataatatcATATGGGAAAGAAGAATAGAAACATTGTCAAATGAAGCAAattcttatataaaaactttagacaatatttataaaactaatttaaaacaatctgaaatgaaaaataataaaaagtccaattatacaaaaagtaataaaagACATGATGGTGATGATGctataaattatttacataaagaaaatgaaatttTAAAACAAGTAGAAgatcatttaaatatatttcatgTTCAAGGAATGAACACTTTAAATATGTTaagaaaacaaaataaatttttaaaaaacgTTCGTAAAAAAGTGATAgatatgtataattatgtaGGTTTGTCATCATCCTTAGTAGATACCATAAAAAAAGCTCATAAacaaaatttaattattgTCATTGTAGGAATAATATTTAgtttgatatttttttatgtcaTATATTCTTACTTTAAGAGATGA
- a CDS encoding endonuclease/exonuclease/phosphatase family protein, putative produces the protein MYDNSEKNINIKVNNKKESGFNKNWKVHDNKPQLIINAKSEFNLKDEKMNNISQPKKTLGIKFRSRSDAPFSRNIIKDNFDRDNYQNHQIASNDIKICKEENETQQSNVKRHTLGINLYTTTANNNNNNNNNKPFNKFEKKKVLGYNYFTNRQKKILNQEDNNIIKNVPISIYVGTWNCEYFDFSKEYDCDKKRYSINHLNKNTQNDIYSMKLNERFSLRSLTPLVCMETEDKTIQEKELHTNNKNHVISLNNNTSVNNNQKYYIHNQKKKEINNLSCTDTSDGKSNFNDLNFYDICKINNHKNIDNFNNTNNNLNDMIPKKFGNNHSSNNQYYKEINLTRNDKNQLDNIKSKEYNMLQVPKNYSDDQFSEGSSNESTKLSNNYTGNIKNQNAEQICNITNIKKKFFQTCKPTDTLIFSHWIQPYYDIYVICLQESISDNIINCLSMYLKEINQETYLFLPLADYKLSGYGDGAFLQMKSTTIAAWVRKSKLHPRGPVKLCASKSIAFNKLNNSKGCVSILLNIFNQFVLFIGCHMPAKDQEIRQKSREFILTKLSEYFSNKSTSNFKDVFHHVIWMGDFNFRVHGIHIEKVIHYLKTDNLKELLKHDEGHSAYSYDLSISFQELPINFLPTYKKNGNRPIINRSDTEWVQKEYKLIHNIKWYKGGKQETRIPSWTDRIFKWSCEKTKNCLVFVPNSYLSPIPEEKSIIMSSDHNPVSCCFQMFKMKNDEDIPLTKSVWKF, from the exons atgtatgataattctgaaaaaaatataaatataaaagttaataataaaaaagaatcTGGATTCAATAAAAATTGGAAAGTTCATGATAATAAACCACAGCTAATTATAAATGCGAAAAGCGAATTTAATTTAAAGgatgaaaaaatgaataatattagtCAACCTAAAAAAACACTCGGCATTAAATTCAGAAGTAGAAGTGATGCACCTTTTAGTaggaatattattaaagaTAATTTTGATAGGGATAATTATCAAAATCATCAAATAGCTAGTAAtgatattaaaatatgtaagGAAGAGAATGAAACACAACAATCTAATGTAAAAAGACATACCTTGGgtataaatttatatacaacTACTGctaacaataataataataataataataataaaccttttaataaatttgaaaaaaaaaaagttttaggatacaattattttacaaatagacagaagaaaatattaaatcaagaagataataacattattaaaaatgtacCTATAAGTATATATGTAGGTACATGGAATTGTGAATATTTTGATTTCTCTAAAGAATATGATTGtgataaaaaaagatattcTATAAACCATTTAAATAAGAATACACAAAATGATATTTACTCTATGAAATTAAATGAAAGGTTTTCTTTACGTTCTTTAACACCTTTGGTGTGTATGGAAACGGAGGATAAAACTATTcaagaaaaagaattacatacaaataataaaaaccACGTTATTTCtcttaataataatacctctgtaaataataatcaaaaatattacattcataaccaaaaaaaaaaagaaattaataatttatcttGTACCGACACATCTGATGGAAAATCTAATTTTAACGATcttaatttttatgatatttgtaaaattaacaaccataaaaatatagataattttaataatacaaataataatctaAATGACATGATACCTAAAAAATTTGGTAATAACCACTCTTCTAATAACCAATATTATAAGGAAATAAATTTAACAagaaatgataaaaatcAACTTGATAATATCAAATCAAAAGAATACAATATGTTACAAGTTCCAAAAAACTACAGTGACGATCAATTCAGTGAAGGTTCCTCAAACGAATCTACAAAATTGTCAAATAATTATACaggaaatataaaaaatcaaaaCGCTGAACAAATTTgtaatataacaaatataaaaaagaaattttttCAAACATGTAAACCTACAGAtacattaatattttctcACTGGATACAACcatattatgatatatatgtaatatgtTTACAAGAATCCATATctgataatataataaactGCTTATCTAtgtatttaaaagaaataaatcAAGAAACCTATTTATTTCTACCATTAGCAGACTATAAATTATCTGGATATGGTGATGGAGCTTTTTTACAAATGAAATCCACAACTATTGCTGCGTGGGTAAGGAAATCAAAATTACATCCAAGAGGACCTGTGAAATTGTGTGCATCAAAATCTATAgcttttaataaattaaataatagtaaAGGTTGTGTCtccattttattaaatatattcaatcAATTTGTTTTATTCATTGGGTGTCATATGCCAGCAAAGGATCAAGAAATTAGACAAAAATCAAGAGAATTTATATTGACCAAACTAAGTGAATACTTCAGTAATAAAAGTACCTCAAATTTTAAGGATGTTTTTCATCATGTTATTTGGATGGGAGATTTTAATTTCAGGGTTCATGGAATACATATAGAAAAGGTAATTCATTATTTGAAAACGGATAATCTGAAAGAGTTACTTAAGCATGATGAAGGACATTCGGCATATTCTTATGACTTGTCTATAAGTTTTCAAGAATTACCTATTAACTTTCTACcaacatataaaaaaaatggaaacAGACCAATCATTAATAGGAGTGACACTGAATGGGTTCAGAAGGAATATAAACTTATACACAATATAAAATGGTACAAAGGTGGAAAGCAGGAAACTAGAATACCATCT TGGACAGATCGCATTTTTAAATGGTCATGTGAGAAGACAAAAAACTGTTTGGTGTTTGTTCCTAATTCTTATCTATCGCCAATACCTGAAGAAAAAA GTATAATAATGTCTAGTGATCACAATCCAGTTTCCTGTTGTTTTCAGATGtttaaaatgaaaaatgatGAGGATATACCATTAACAAAA AGCGTATGGAAATTTTAA
- a CDS encoding hypothetical protein (conserved Plasmodium protein, unknown function): MQSDNKIEDDKKKESGHEENKNVGKEYISDNQTNFSNDQEGVDNNSLLCKEQTDNSKEHLDFNKYDNLSKDIQEYYVGVPYSWEYVEDSKSWFIVETSKNYKFFYNKKSNEKTWICPEEVQELLDKQNKEESNDIKSYEENDYNCDNKNEDMDNILKAYKELLIEKEINEFSKYENVLATILYDSRYLNVPKEMRKEYFNKLIKEINEDKKDELKILIENFQSLLKKKEEHFYYPFNEHDAIKVLQKHKAYDGNKTNNWVNTRNKLLKNFLEKKTKETEKKVEDKYEDALINYLQNENPKEWIKIKNHLMKKEKYDILSYKRKNQIFEQVSENLLREIKKRKRKYKSGREEKDYEGYENDKAEYHYDDRRKYSKKEFEDYQKEKKSEKNLFITILHEKLKCPKVDEELLKAGYNSIDNKNTFEDICLLPRDILNDERYKNITLNDNEKFVLYKEFINNYIDSKKISFHKLLSELSINCINNTLDEIILMIDKNNKMFKDINKCHLEENYNKWREYKIKEAKNIFRNFLMKFNYIKYDSDEYNNYKQLIDRLSQDVSYQRLNCVPKEREQIILSRIEELKEEHEKNKNLAERLNF, translated from the exons ATGCAAAGCgataataaaattgaagatgataagaaaaaagaaagtgGTCATGAAGAGAACAAAAATGTTGGCaaagaatatataagtGATAACCAAACGAATTTTAGTAATGATCAAGAAGGTGTAGATAATAACAGCCTTCTGTGTAAAGAACAAACTGATAATTCCAAAGAACATTTGGATTTTAAcaaatatgataatttatCAAAGGATATTCAAGAATATTATGTTGGGGTTCCATACAGCTGGGAATATGTAGAGGATAGTAAGAGCTGGTTTATTGTTGAAACAAgcaaaaattataaatttttttataataagaaaagtAATGAGAAAACATGGATATGTCCTGAAGAAGTTCAAGAATTATTAGACAAACAAAACAAAGAAGAAtcaaatgatataaaaagCTACGAAGAGAATGATTATAATtgtgataataaaaatgaagatatggataatattttaaaagcATATAAAGAGCTTTTAATAGAAAAAGAGATTAATGAATTTTctaaatatgaaaatgtTCTAGCTactattttatatgatagTAGATATTTAAATGTACCAAAAGAAATGagaaaagaatattttaataaattaattaaagaaataaatgaagataaaaaagatgaattgaaaatattaatcGAAAATTTTCAAAGcttattaaagaaaaaagaagaacatttttattatccaTTTAATGAACATGATGCTATAAAGGTTTTACAAAAACATAAAGCATATGATGgtaataaaacaaataacTGGGTAAACACAcgaaataaattattaaaaaatttcttagaaaaaaaaaccaaagagacagaaaaaaaagttgAAGATAAATATGAAGATGCTCTAATTAATTATTTGCAAAATGAAAATCCAAAAGAATggataaaaattaaaaatcatctaatgaaaaaagaaaaatatgatattttatcttataaaagaaaaaatcaaatattTGAACAAGTAAGTGAAAATCTGTTGAGAGAAAtcaaaaaaagaaaaaggaaatataaaagtGGAAGAGAGGAAAAAGATTATGAAGGTtatgaaaatgataaagCTGAGTATCATTATGATGATCGTAGgaaatattcaaaaaaagaatttgAGGATTatcaaaaagaaaaaaaaagtgaaaaaaatttgtttATAACTATATTAcatgaaaaattaaaatgtCCTAAAGTAGATGAAGAGCTTTTGAAAGCAGGATATAATTCtatagataataaaaataccTTTGAAGATATTTGTTTGTTACCACGtgatattttaaatgatgaaagatataaaaatatcactttaaatgataatgaaaaatttgtattatacaaagaatttataaataattatatagattcaaaaaaaataagctttcataaattattatcagAGTTGTCTATTAATTGTATTAACAACACACTTGATGAAATAATTCTTATgatagataaaaataacaaaatgtttaaagatattaataaatgtCATCTagaagaaaattataataaatggagagaatataaaataaaggaaGCAAAGAATATATTTCGAAATTTTCTAATgaaatttaattatataaaatatgattcTGATGAAtacaataattataaacAATTAATTGATCGTTTATCCCAGGACGTGAG CTATCAAAGGTTAAATTGTGTTCCTAAAGAAAGAGAGCAAATCATATTGTCCAGGATAGAAGAGCTTAAAGAAGAACATGAGAAAAATAAGAATTTGGCTGAACGTTTGAATTTTTAG